One window of the Alligator mississippiensis isolate rAllMis1 chromosome 5, rAllMis1, whole genome shotgun sequence genome contains the following:
- the LOC102574445 gene encoding myosin-10 isoform X3, whose product MAMRVPPQDEAERYLFVDRSGVGGLATQADWTAKRLVWVPSERHGFEAASLCEEQGDEVLVELTETGRPARVPKHDVQRMNPPKFAKVEDMAELTCLNEASVLHNLKDRYYSGLIYTYSGLFCVVINPYKVLPIYTEQIVDMYRGKKRHEMPPHIYAISEAAYRSMLQDREDQSILCTGESGAGKTENTKKVIQYLAHVASSHKARKEHSVPSSSPGSYGELERQLLQANPILEAFGNAKTVKNDNSSRFGKFIRINFDVAGYIVGANIETYLLEKSRAIRQAKDERTFHIFYQLLAGAGDHMKGELLLEPFSQYRFLSNGVLPIPGQQDREVFQETLESMRIMGFSHEEIHSMLRMVSAVLQFGNIAFRKERNSDQASMPDNTAAQKLCHLLALNVTEFSRAILMPRIKVGRDYVQKAQTKEQADFAIEALAKATYERLFRWLVHRINRALDRTKRQGAAFIGILDIAGFEIFQLNSFEQLCINYTNEKLQQLFNHTMFVLEQEEYQREGIAWDFIDFGLDLQPCIDLIERPANPPGVLALLDEECWFPKATDKSFVEKVIQEQGAHPKFQKPRQLRDKADFCIIHYAGKVDYKADEWLMKNMDPLNDNVATLLHQSADRFTAELWKDVDRIVGLDQVSGMGEMAFGSSYKTKKGMFRTVGQLYKESLSKLMSTLRNTNPNFVRCIIPNHEKRAGKLEPHLVLDQLRCNGVLEGIRICRQGFPNRIIFQEFRQRYEILTPNAIPKGFMDGKQACELMIKSLELDPNLYRIGQSKIFFRAGVLAHLEEERDLKITDIIVSFQAAARGYLARRAFLKKQQQLSALRVMQRNCAAYLKLRHWQWWRLFTKVKPLLQVTRQDEVMQAKALELQKVQEKHTKTQLDLQELESKYQQLAEEKAILAEQLQAETELFAEAEEMRARLAAKKQELEEILHDLEARVEEEEERAQQLHSDKKKMQQHVQDLEEQLEEEEAARQKLQLEKVTMESRLKKMEEDVLLLEDQNSKFLKERKLMEERLSEFTSHMAEEEEKVKSLSKLRNKYEAVMADMEDRLKKEEKGRQELEKLKRRLDGEATDLQEQVLELQQQLEELRAQLARKEAELQAALARVEEEVAQKNLVLKSLRELQAQLAEAQEDLEAEKVARTKAEKQRRDLGEELEALKTELEDTLDSTATQQELRSKREQEVTELKKLMEEEVKTHESQVLEMRQRHTSTLEELSEQLEQSRRFRAALEKAKQMLEGEKAELAQEVKALQGTRLDSEQKRKKLEGQVQELQARAGEAERAKAELTERLTKLQSELDGVSGVLGTTESKTIKLTKDLATVESHLQDTQELLQEETRQKLALSSRVRQLEEEKSVLLEQMEEDEAAKANLNRQIQSLQQQVVETRRKLEEDAGVAEGLEEARRRVAKELEVLGQRYAEKVVAAEKAEKGRARLQQELDDLSVELGQQRQTVGALERRQKKFDQMLAEEKLVSARHAEERDRVEAEAREKETKVLSLSRALEEALELQAELERQNKQLRAEMDDLVSSKDDVGKNVHELERSKRALEQQVQEMRAQLEELEDELQATEDGKLRLEVNMQAMKAQHERELQNRDDANDDKKKLLFKQVRDLEQELDAERKQKALAVAARKKLELDLQDVMGQIEAANKGREEAVKQLRKLQAQMKELWREVEEARTSREEIFIQARESEKKMKNLEAELLQLQEELAASERAKRQAQQERDDLADELANGTSGKSALLDEKRHLEARIGQLEEELDEEQSNMELLNDRYRKLTLQVETLTTELAAEHSFSQKAENSRQQLERQNKELKAKLGEMDSSVKSKYKLAIATLEAKVAQLEEQLEQEARERMLSGKLVRRAEKRLKEVVLQVEEERRNADQFKDQLDKGHIRMKQLKRQLEEAEEEASRANASRRRMQRELEDVTESAESMNREVTTLRNRLRRTPLTFTTRTVRQVFRLEGVSDEETEEQDAETTATNHHPSPVPPQTQPQSPLAEQPPSE is encoded by the exons ATGGCAATGCGGGTGCCCCCACAGGATGAGGCTGAGCGCTATCTGTTTGTAGACCGCAGTGGGGTTGGTGGCCTGGCCACGCAGGCCGACTGGACGGCCAAGCGCCTGGTGTGGGTGCCCTCAGAGCGGCATGGTTTTGAGGCAGCCAGTCTATGTGAGGAACAGGGTGATGAGGTTCTAGTGGAGCTGACTGAGACAGGGCGCCCTGCCCGGGTTCCCAAGCATGATGTCCAGAGGATGAACCCCCCCAAGTTTGCCAAGGTGGAGGATATGGCAGAGCTGACCTGCCTTAATGAGGCTTCCGTGCTGCACAACCTCAAGGATCGCTACTACTCTGGTCTCATCTAT ACATACTCAGGGCTGTTCTGCGTGGTGATCAACCCGTATAAGGTGCTGCCCATCTACACGGAGCAGATTGTGGACATGTACCGTGGCAAGAAGCGCCATGAGATGCCACCCCACATCTACGCTATTTCTGAGGCTGCCTACCGCAGCATGCTGCAAG ACCGGGAGGACCAGTCCATTCTGTGCAC GGGAGAATCGGGAGCTGGCAAGACGGAGAACACCAAGAAGGTGATCCAGTACCTTGCCCATGTTGCCTCTTCCCACAAGGCCCGCAAGGAGCACAGTGTCCCG agctccagccctggctcctaC GGTGAGCTGgagcggcagctgctgcaggccaaTCCCATCTTGGAGGCCTTTGGCAATGCCAAGACCGTGAAGAATGACAACTCCTCGCGCTTT GGCAAGTTCATCCGGATCAATTTTGACGTTGCAGGCTACATTGTGGGAGCCAACATTGAGACTT ACCTGTTGGAGAAATCGCGTGCCATCCGCCAGGCTAAGGATGAGCGAACCTTCCATATCTTCtaccagctgctggctggggctggcgaCCACATGAAGG GGGAACTGCTGCTGGAGCCATTCAGCCAGTACCGGTTCTTGTCCAATGGGGTGCTGCCCATCCCgggccagcaggacagggaggtctTCCAGGAGACGCTAGAGTCCATGCGCATTATGGGCTTCTCTCATGAGGAGATTCACA GTATGCTACGGATGGTGTCAGCTGTGCTGCAGTTTGGGAACATTGCCTTCCGCAAGGAGCGTAACTCAGACCAGGCCTCCATGCCGGATAACACTG ctgcccagaagctgtgccaCTTGCTGGCTCTCAATGTGACTGAGTTCTCCCGTGCCATCCTCATGCCCCGCATCAAGGTGGGGCGTGACTATGTACAGAAGGCACAGACGAAAGAGCAG GCTGACTTTGCCATTGAGGCTCTGGCCAAGGCCACATATGAGCGACTCTTCCGCTGGCTGGTACACCGCATCAACCGGGCACTGGACCGCACCAAGCGCCAGGGTGCTGCCTTCATTGGCATCCTTGATATTGCTGGCTTTGAGATCTTCCAG CTGAACTCCTTTGAGCAGCTGTGCATCAACTACACCaatgagaagctgcagcagctcttcaACCACACCATGTTCGTGTTGGAGCAGGAGGAATACCAGCGTGAGGGCATCGCCTGGGACTTTATTGACTTTGGCCTCGATCTGCAGCCCTGCATCGACCTCATTGAGCGTCCG GCAAACCCCCCTGGGGTGCTAGCCCTGTTGGATGAGGAGTGCTGGTTCCCAAAGGCTACAGACAAGAGCTTTGTGGAGAAGGTGATCCAGGAGCAAGGTGCTCACCCTAAGTTCCAGAAGCCCCGACAGCTGCGTGACAAGGCCGACTTCTGCATCATCCACTATGCTGGCAAG GTGGATTACAAGGCAGATGAGTGGCTGATGAAGAACATGGACCCCCTGAATGACAATGTGGCCACACTTCTCCACCAGAGTGCTGACCGCTTTACCGCTGAGCTCTGGAAGGACG TGGACCGAATTGTGGGGCTGGACCAAGTGAGTGGTATGGGCGAGATGGCCTTTGGCTCATCCTACAAGACCAAGAAGGGTATGTTCCGCACTGTGGGGCAGCTCTACAAGGAGTCGCTCTCCAAGCTCATGTCCACCCTGCGCAACACCAACCCCAACTTTGTGCGCTGCATCATTCCCAACCATGAGAAGCGG GCTGGGAAGCTGGAGCCCCACCTAGTGCTGGACCAGCTGCGCTGCAATGGGGTGCTGGAGGGCATCCGCATCTGCCGTCAGGGCTTCCCCAACCGCATCATCTTCCAGGAGTTCCGTCAGAG GTATGAGATCCTGACACCCAACGCCATCCCGAAAGGTTTCATGGACGGCAAGCAGGCCTGCGAGCTCATG ATTAAGTCTCTGGAACTGGACCCCAACCTGTACCGCATTGGGCAGAGCAAGATCTTCTTCCGGGCAGGTGTGCTGGCGCACCTTGAAGAAGAGCGTGACCTCAAGATTACCGACATCATTGTCTCCTTCCAGGCTGCTGCCCGTGGCTACCTGGCCAGGAG GGCGTTcctgaagaagcagcagcagctgagtgcaCTGCGGGTGATGCAGCGGAACTGTGCTGCCTATCTCAAGCTGCGCCACTGGCAGTGGTGGCGTCTCTTCACCAAG GTGAAGCCACTGCTTCAGGTGACACGGCAGGATGAGGTGATGCAGGCCAAGGCCTTGGAGTTGCAGAAGGTGCAGGAGAAGCACACAAAAACCCAACTGGACCTCCAGGAGCTGGAGAGCAAGTACCAGCAG CTGGCAGAGGAGAAAGCTATCTTGgcggagcagctgcaggcagagacgGAGCTGTTTGCTGAGGCCGAGGAGATGAGAGCACGCCTGGCTGCTaagaagcaggagctggaggagatCCTGCACGACCTGGAGGCgcgggtggaggaggaggaggagcgtgCCCAGCAGCTACACAGCGACAAGAAGAAGATGCAGCAGCACGTCCAG GACTTGGAGGagcagctggaagaggaggaggcggcacggcagaagctgcagctggagaaggtgacCATGGAGTCCCGGTTGAAGAAGATGGAGGAGGATGTCCTGCTGCTGGAGGACCAGAACTCCAAGTTCCTTAAG GAGCGGAAGCTGATGGAAGAGCGCCTCTCGGAGTTCACGTCCCACATGGCAGAAGAAGAGGAGAAGGTGAAGAGCCTGTCCAAGCTGCGCAATAAGTACGAGGCTGTCATGGCTGACATGGAag accggctgaagaaggaggagaaggggcGGCAGGAGCTGGAGAAGCTGAAGCGGCGGCTGGATGGCGAAGCCACAGACCTGCAAGAGCAGGTGCTGGAACTGCAACAGCAGTTGGAGGAGCTGCGGGCACAGCTAGCACGCAAGGAAGCCGAGCTGCAggctgctctggccag ggtggaggaggaggtggcccaGAAGAACCTGGTGCTGAAGTCACTGCGGGAGCTGCAAGcacagctggctgaggcacaggaggacctggaggcagagaaagTGGCACGCACTAAGGCCGAGAAGCAGCGTCGAGACCTGGGCGAGGAGCTGGAGGCCCTGAAAACTGAGTTGGAGGACACGCTGGACTCCACCGCCACCCAGCAGGAGCTGCG GTCCAAGCGGGAGCAGGAGGTGACGGAGCTGAAGAAGCTGATGGAGGAGGAGGTGAAGACGCATGAGTCCCAGGTGTTGGAGATGCGACAACGACACACCAGCACCCTGGAGGAGCTGTCAGAGCAGCTAGAGCAGTCCCGCCGG TTTAGGGCAGCACTGGAGAAGGCAAAGCAGAtgctggagggggagaaggcGGAGCTGGCCCAGGAGGTGAAGGCGCTGCAGGGCACACGCCTTGACTCGGAGCAGAAGCGCAAGAAACTagaggggcaggtgcaggagctgcaggcccGGGCGGGTGAAGCTGAGCGTGCTAAGGCTGAGCTCACTGAGCGCCTGACTAAGTTGCAG AGTGAGCTGGATGGAGTCTCGGGGGTTCTGGGTACAACCGAGTCTAAGACCATCAAACTCACAAAGGACCTAGCCACAGTTGAATCCCACCTGCAGGATACTCAG GAGTTGCTGCAGGAGGAGACAAGGCAGAAGCTGGCGCTGAGCTCGCGGGTGCGtcagttggaggaggagaagagtgTCCTACTGGAGCAGATGGAGGAGGATGAGGCTGCCAAGGCCAACCTGAACCGCCAGatccagagcctgcagcagcag GTGGTGGAGACACGGcggaagctggaggaggatgcaggggtggcagaggggctggaggaggctcGCCGACGGGTGGCCAAGGAGCTGGAAGTGCTAGGACAGCGCTATGCTGAGAAGGTGGTGGCTGCTGAGAAGGCAGAGAAGGGGCGGGCACGGCTACAGCAGGAGTTGGATGACCTGAGcgtggagctgggccagcagcgCCAGACTGTAGGAGCCCTCGAGCGCCGTCAGAAGAAATTCGATCAG ATGCTGGCTGAAGAGAAGCTGGTATCAGCGCGGCATGCAGAGGAGCGGGACCGGGTTGAGGCTGAGGCGCGAGAGAAGGAGACGAAGGTGCTGTCACTGAGCCGGGCGCTAGAGGAGgcgctggagctgcaggctgaaCTGGAGCGCCAGAACAAGCAGTTGCGTGCTGAGATGGACGACCTGGTCAGCTCCAAGGATGACGTCGGCAAGAAT GTGCATGAGTTGGAGCGGTCGAAGCgggctctggagcagcaggtgcaggAGATGCGGGCACAGTTGGAGGAGCTGGAGGACGAGCTGCAGGCCACGGAGGATGGGAAGCTGCGGCTGGAGGTTAACATGCAGGCCATGAAGGCGCAACATGAGCGGGAGCTGCAGAACCGTGATGATGCCAACGATGACAAGAAGAAGCTGCTTTTCAAGCAG GTGCGGGACCTAGAGCAGGAGCTGGATGCAGAGCGGAAACAGAAGGCACTGGCTGTGGCTGCACGGAAGAAGCTGGAGCTCGACCTGCAGGACGTGATGGGTCAGATTGAAGCTGCAAACAAGGGGCGTGAGGAGGCCGTCAAACAGCTCCGGAAACTGCAG GCACAGATGAAGGAGCTGTGGCGGGAGGTGGAGGAGGCTCGCACCTCCCGTGAGGAGATCTTCATTCAGGCCCGTGAGAGCGAGAAGAAGATGAAAAACCTAGAAGCagaactgctgcagctgcaggag GAACTGGCAGCGTCGGAGCGAGCCAAGCGACAGGCCCAGCAGGAGCGTGATGACCTGGCTGACGAGCTGGCCAATGGGACCAGTGGCAA GTCGGCACTGCTGGATGAGAAGCGACATCTGGAGGCACGGAttgggcagctggaggaggagctggatgaGGAGCAGAGCAACATGGAGCTGCTGAATGATCGCTACCGCAAGCTCaccctgcag GTGGAGACCTTGACGACAGAGCTGGCCGCTGAGCACAGTTTCTCCCAGAAGGCAGAGAACTCACGGCAGCAGTTAGAGCGGCAGAACAAGGAACTGAAGGCTAAGTTAGGCGAGATGGACTCCTCAGTCAAATCCAAGTATAAGTTGGCCATAGCCACCCTGGAGGCCAAGGTGGCCCAGCTCGAAGAGCAGCTGGAGCAAGAGGCTCG GGAGCGGATGCTGTCGGGCAAGCTGGTGCGCCGGGCAGAGAAGCGGCTGAAGGAGGTGGTGCTGCAGGTGGAGGAAGAGCGGAGGAATGCAGATCAATTCAAGGACCAG ctggacaagggacacaTTCGCATGAAGCAGCTGAAGCGGCagctggaagaggcagaggaggaagcatCTCGGGCTAATGCCAGCCGCCGCCGCATGCAGCGTGAGCTTGAAGATGTCACTGAGTCAGCCGAGTCCATGAACCGTGAGGTTACCACGCTGCGCAACCGCCTCAG GCGAACCCCCCTGACATTCACTACCCGCACAGTGCGCCAGGTCTTCCGGCTGGAGGGGGTCTCAGACGAGGAGACGGAGGAGCAGGATGCAGAGACCACAGCTACCAACCACcatccttcccctgtccccccccagacccagccgCAGTCACCCCTGGCTGAGCAGCCCCCCAGCGAGTGA